The genomic interval TATCGTATTGATAACCACGTTTATCATCGCGTTTTTCCTGGGAGGAGTGGACCTCTTGCTTCAACGTATCGTGGAGATGCTGCTGAGCTGATCTTCATCATATCATGGTTCGATGTCGAGACGTTTCCCTCGCCGAATGTCCTTTCGGAAATGGGGGGGGGCGCGATTGTCGGCGTACATGGGTGACGGATATATATTTTACGCCGTTGGGCGAAAAAGCGGCTTTTTCCGTTTTCTTTTTCTCACGCAGGCATATCATTCAAGAGAGATCCCGTTTCAGCCGATTGTTGTTGCAATAATCGGCTTATACGGCTTGCGGTGTTGGGCGTGAAAAAGACTCAGGCAGCATTACCTTTCTTTTCGTCTCTACGGATCGGCATACACGATACGGAAAAGAAGGCCGCTCTCTTCGGCCGTATACTCAAGGAGGAACGAAAGTGGCGCCTCTTTCCGTCGCACCGCTTTCAGTATATACAGGATATGGCTCTTAAATGGTATATCGTTCATACCTATTCAGGATATGAACAGACGGCGAAAACGGCCCTGGAAAGCAGGGTAAAGGCGATGAGCAAGGAGGAGGAAATCACCGAGGTGCTCATTCCGTCTGAAAAGGTCGTCGAAATGGTAAAGGGAGAAAAACGGACTTCAACCCGCAAGTTTTTTCCCGGCTATATCCTGGTGAAGATGGAACTCAACAACGAAACCTGGCATATCGTAAAAAACACCCCGAAGGTGACCGGATTCGTCGGGGGCAGCACAAATCCCCCGGCACTCTCGGACGGCGAGGTGTCCGAAATCGTCAACCAGATCGAGGACGGAACAGTCAAGCCGAAACCGAAGGTCACCTTT from Candidatus Zymogenaceae bacterium carries:
- the nusG gene encoding transcription termination/antitermination protein NusG, encoding MALKWYIVHTYSGYEQTAKTALESRVKAMSKEEEITEVLIPSEKVVEMVKGEKRTSTRKFFPGYILVKMELNNETWHIVKNTPKVTGFVGGSTNPPALSDGEVSEIVNQIEDGTVKPKPKVTFEKGDAVTVTDGPFATFTGYVEEVYLDKGKVKVMVSIFGRPTPVELEFFQVKKG